From Perognathus longimembris pacificus isolate PPM17 chromosome 4, ASM2315922v1, whole genome shotgun sequence, one genomic window encodes:
- the LOC125350047 gene encoding UPF0711 protein C18orf21-like: MRELPGPSPLPPIIAPLKEHVHTVFQLLILDNARVRLKPKAKLTPKIQKLLNQQARNYALSFKAAKIVKKYKNSKSVLLIICKTSNRTVKHPGKSRSFLSALKSNLASPVSKVSPMGPEKTPRSANQNPGVAGCESKSPALIFRTPVSGQSTPIRSSKNMSKRKKHFSQLKMLLSQNESTNIPKADFRNFLSSL; the protein is encoded by the coding sequence ATGCGAGAGCTGCCTGGGCCAAGCCCGCTACCTCCTATAATAGCACCTTTGAAGGAACATGTCCATACTGTTTTTCAGTTGTTGATTTTGGATAATGCTCGAGTGCGCCTCAAACCCAAGGCCAAATTGACACCCAAAATACAGAAACTTCTTAATCAACAAGCAAGAAATTATGCACTCAGTTTCAAAGCAGCAAAAATTGTGAAGAAGTACAAGAACTCCAAAAGTGTATTGTTGATTATTTGCAAAACAAGCAACAGAACAGTTAAGCACCCTGGTAAAAGTAGAAGCTTTTTGTCAGCCTTGAAAAGCAATCTTGCCAGTCCTGTCAGTAAAGTCAGCCCAATGGGGCCAGAGAAGACTCCACGTTCTGCAAATCAAAATCCTGGTGTAGCTGGTTGTGAAAGCAAGAGCCCAGCATTGATTTTCAGAACACCTGTATCCGGACAATCAACACCCATTCGCTCCTCAAAGAAtatgagcaaaagaaagaaacatttctctCAACTAAAAATGTTGCTTAGTCAAAATGAATCTACAAATATTCCAAAGGCCGACTTCAGAAATTTCTTATCTTCACTGTGA